One region of Salvia miltiorrhiza cultivar Shanhuang (shh) chromosome 3, IMPLAD_Smil_shh, whole genome shotgun sequence genomic DNA includes:
- the LOC131018164 gene encoding uncharacterized protein LOC131018164 → MSRSSKPNLLFDSEIEKTAKKLRKEAKARKLLDLLDSQADLPVRPEQFVEEKPGSVAAEEVPHEADDPPTPIRMPAAATAIEIKLGLLNVLPKYYGKKREDPYNFLSEFIKICKTNALKKEISGAKQEYDESLSAYWTRFRRLVDSCPNHKFSEGDLLQYFYQGMTVDTKNLVNSASGGGFSQNTVSEAKRLIQHLVEATREYDEPRIQMLKKAVQASSSNLDDKLEERLGRMERMLSTVVEKVASAGQPTEKPCGACGNFGHTSLQCTRAEQKVQIEGLSRQMSQLATSMNQLKGNNGALPSQVHVNPKENVNKITLRSGTELDGPTPQNSQDGPHVDSGVEFRVEEFERSVGAKDSVIQHAEQPRLAKQSKGPTAEQKGKGAALESNEEEQTKVSKPLSLHDPKAATSVPFPGRLARKKPEEELIDFVKIFGKLEVNLPFLQALKIPSFWEICEGLHSWKVQGNW, encoded by the exons atgagcagatcgtccaagcCAAACCTCCTCTTTgatagtgaaattgagaagaccgcgAAGAAGCTAAGAAAGGAGGCGAAGGCAAGGAAGCTACTGGATCTGCTGGATTCGCAGGCTGACCTTCCCGTTCGACCGGAGCAGTTTGTCGAGGAGAAACCCGGTTCTGTCGCTGCTGAAGAGGTtcc ccacgaagctgatgacccTCCAACTCCGATCCGGATGCCGGCGGCTGCTACTGCTATCGAAATTAAGCTTGGGTTGCTTAATGTTCTTCCTAAGTACTACGGGAAAAAAAGAGAAGATCCATATAATTTCCTAAGCGAATTTATCAAGATCTGCAAG acgaaCGCGCTAAAGAAGGAGATCAGTGGTGCAAAGCAGGAGTATGATGAATCGTTAAGCGCCTACTGGACCAGATTTAGAAGATTGGTGGATAGTTGCCCAAACCACAAGTTTTCTGAGGGTGACTTGTTGCAGTATTTCTACCAAGGGATGACCGTTGACACTAAGAATTTGGTGAACTCAGCAAGTGGAGGGGGATTTTCCCAAAACACGGTGAGTGAAGCCAAAAGattaattcaacacttggtggaagcTACGAGGGAATATGATGAGCCACGCATTCAAATGCTCAAGAAAGCTGTGCAAGCAAGCTCCTCAAATTTGGATGACAAGTTAGAAGAGAGATTGGGAAGGATGGAGAGAATGCTAAGCACTGTGGTGGAGAAAGTAGCGAGCGCTGGACAACCGACGGAAAAACCATGTGGAGCGTGTGGAAACTTTGGCCATACGAGCTTGCAGTGCACAAGGG ccgagcagaaggtgcaAATCGAGGGACTATCTCGTCAGATGTCTCAGCTCGCCACATCCATGAATCAGCTTAAGGGGAATAATGGAGCTTTGCCATCTCAAGTTCATGTGAATCCCAAGGAGAATGTCAACAAGATCACCCTGAGGAGCGGTACAGAGTTGGACGGACCGACACCCCAGAACTCTCAAGATGGACCGCATGTAGATTCTGGAGTCGAATTTCGTGTGGAGGAATTCGAGCGTTCTGTTGGCGCAAAGGATTCGGTCATTCAGCATGCAGAACAGccccgtttggccaaacagagcAAGGGGCCGACAGCTGAGCAGAAGGGGAAAGGAGCAGCACTTGAATCCAACGAAGAGGAGCAGACCAAGGTCTCTAAACCGTTGAGCTTACATGATCCCAAGGCTGCAACATCAGTCCCCTTTCCAGGAAGGTTGGCGAGGAAGAAGCCGGAAGAGGAGCTCATAGATTTTGTGAAGATCTTCGGCAAACTTGAAGTGAATCTTCCATTCTTGCAAGCACTGAAAATTCCTTCCTTTTGGGAAATTTGTGAAGGACTTCATAGCTGGAAAGTCCAAGGCAACTGGTaa